The segment ACAGGGCGGTGACGAAGAAGCCGACACTCCAGAAGCCATGGGCGCGGTTCATATACCGGCCGCCTGTATGCATTTCCAGGCGATCGATTTCGACGTTGAGATTGATCTCGAGCGCACCAGACAGCAGGCCGGTCAGGAACAGCACGCCGAAGACGAAGGGCGCAAAGCCCAGCCAGGGAATGGTGGCAAACAAGAGCGCCGGGCCGAGCACAGTGAAGAAGGCTGTGGTGCGGACGCCGAGGCGTTCGATCACCGCCGCTCCGAAAGTCAGCGAGATCAGCGAGCCGATCGACATGCCGATCATCGTGAGGCCGAGCTGGCCCTTGTCGACCTGAAGATGGGCCTGAATGTCCGGCAGACGCGCCATCAGGGCGCCGGTGGTCAGCGCGAAGAGGAAGAAGCAGGCATAGAGACGGTGTTGTGGTGCGATGGTCATGGCGTGACAACCTTGGTGACCGGGCGCGGCGCCAGGACCTGAGTGGTGGCAAGGCCGAGCAGAACCAGCGGAATGCCGACACCGAAGATCCAGTGCAGGCCGAAATGCTCACCGATATAGCCCAGCAGCGGTGGCCCGAGCAGGAATGCGGTGAAGGAGAATTGCGCCAGCGCGGCGACATTGATGGCCGCCGGGCGGTCGGTCTGCTGGGCCGCCGCCGACATGGCCAGCGGGAAGAGAGCCGAGGAGCCGATGCCGATCAGGGAAAAGCCGAGATAGGCCACCCAGGCGAAGCCGATCGAGGGCGCGAAGAACACCAGCAGGACGCCAATGCCCATGACGGCAATCAGCACACGAGCCACCAGAACCGGGCTGTAGCGATCGACGAAACCATCGGCGAAGAAGCGGGCAAGAGCCTGCGAACCGGCCACGGTCGCGACGGCGATACCAGCCCAGAAGGGCGTCGCCTCGAATATATTGCGCATATAGATGGCCGACCAGTCTATGCCGGCGCCTTCCATCAGCATGGCGGCGATGCAGACGGCCACCAGCATCATGATGGTCACCGTCGGGCGTGCAAAATGGGGCGTCTCGTCGCTGCTGGAGCCGGTGCGGTGGGCCGCAGGCTGGAAGCGGCCGAGAATGACCAGCGTCGCAAGGATGATGACCGGGATCATCAGCATCAGGTGATACTGCGGCGACAGGCCCGACTGGGCGATGAAGGAGCCGACCATGCCGGCGGCAAAAAAGCCCAGGCTCCAGAAGGCATGGGCACGGCTCATGATGCGCCGGCCAATGGCATGTTCGACGCGATCGGCCTCGATGTTGATGATGATCTCGATGCAGCCGATGGTCAGCCCCACGGGCACCAGCAGCAGGAAGAAGGCGAGCGGGTTCTGCGCCCAGCTGGCCAGCGCATAGAGCAGCGACAGAAGCGGAATAGCGGCCAGCAGCACGCGACGATAGCCCACGGCCTCAAGGAAGCGACCGGCGAAGGTCAGTGAAATGAGCGTGCCGCAAGCCGAGCCGATCAGCGCCAGGCCGAGCTGGCCCTCGCCGACGCCCATGGCCTCCTGAATGGCCGGCAGGCGGGGAAACAGGCTGCCCATGCAGAATGAGTAAACGAAGAACGCCCCGAAGACCTTCATCTGGGGCGGCAGGTCGAGACCGAACTTCATGGCCAAACTACTCGCGAAATTGTCGGGGCGAAGCTATGCGAGAATCAGGGCATCGCCTAGGGCGCGTGCAAACGTTTTCGCTCTATTTTTGCAACGTTGCATTTTTGGCGCTAGATGCCGTGTAACGGTTGCTCGCCACGGAAGAGCGCAGCATGGCGTTTCATCAGCGCAACGATGCGATCCCCCACCGCCCGCACCGAGGGCTCGTGACGCTCTTCATGATGGCTGACCAGCCACTGGTCGGTTTCGAGTTCCTTGATGACCGGGGCAATGCGGATCAGGCGGGGATCGCTGTCGCCGACGAAGCAGGGAAAGACCGACAGGCCCGCTCCATGGGCGACCAGTTCGCGCACGCTCATGGCATCATTGCCGCGCAGGGCGATGCGGTCGCCATGCCGGGCCTGGATCCAGCGCGCCGAATGGGTCTGGCTCCCCTCACCTGCCACGCCGACGAAATAGCCGGCCTCGACGCCATTGATCAGCTCGCGCCCCGAGTAGAGGCCATAGGCCACCTTGCCGATCAGCCGCCCGGCTAGCCATTGCTCGGTCGGCCGTTGATTGCGAATGCCCAGATCGGCATTGCGACGGCCGATGTCGACCTTCTGGTTGGCGGTGACCAGTTCGAGGGTAAACCGGTCGGCCACGGTCCAGATGTCGCCGATCTGGCTGGAGAGAAAAGCCGAGGTCCATGGGCCAGCCGAGAGACGCACCACGCGACCACCGCTCGAACCCTCCTTCCAGCGTCGCAGAGACAGCATGGCCGCCTCGACATCCTCGGCACGCGCCAGCAGATCCTCGCCCGCCGGGGTCAGGCGGTAGCCGGTCTGGCTGCGATGGAACAGCGGCTCACCGACCTGCCGCTCAAGCGCAGCGACGCGGCGCCCAAGCGTTGCCGCACTGAGCCTGGTTGTCTCGGTAGCGGCACTGAGCCCGCCCAGTCGCGCGACATCGAGGAAAAGCCGCAGATCGTCCCAGCTGAAATCCATTTTTCATTTCTGCAAAGAGCATTGCAATCCCGACTATAGAGAATGCTCCGCGAAAGGCGCAAGTATCGGAACAGCGGCACTTTTGGCCGCGGAACATCACAGCAAGAACCACCAAATCTGCAATCCGGAAATTCGCATTTCCGGCCATGGCGGAGCCTTGCTGGAAAGGATCTCAAATGCTCAATGCAATCCAGAACAGACTTTCTGCCTGGTGGCAGCGCGACATAGCCATCCGCAAGCTCAATGCCATGGACGACCACCTGCTGGCGGACCTGGGCACCAGCCGAGCGGACATCGCTCGCTTCATCCGCAGCACGGAAGAGGCGGGCCCGCCGACAGCGAAATCCTATCGGCACAAGGATACCGTGCGCTTCCGGCTCGACTGCGTTGATGCCTGAGATTTGTGGTCACATTTTTGTTGCAAGTGCTGCCTAGCGTCTGCCTCATTTGAGAATTTCGAGGTGGATTATGGACTTGCGGTTCGGAATTGGCCTTTTGACCCTGGTGCTGGCGGTCAGTCCCGGTCTGGCCAGGGAAGAGAATTTGAATGGCGTGGTGATTGACGTGCCGTCTGGCTGGACCGTGGAGCGCGGCGAGGCCGGTTCGCTGTTGATCGCCCAGGAGTTTCCCGAAACCGACGACTACGAGCAGGGCGCGGTCATCATCCAGCTGATCGCGCCACGCGGCATCGAGGGCACTCTGGCGCAGGGCATGGCGCAAGTGGTCAATGCCTTTCCCGACATGGCCGAGGAGGACACGACCACCGACAGTGTGGGCGTCACCAGCAATGGCTACGAGATGATCATGGAATATCGCTGCTGTGGAGAAATCCAGGACATCAGCGCAGGCCTCACCACGATTGCCGTGGGCAGTCCGACCAAGCAGGCCTATCTGCAGATGGTATCGATGAACATGGATGGCGATCGCGAGGACGAAATTGACGCCGAGTTCGCCACCATGGCCCGCACCATGCGGCTCAACGAGGGTGACAAGCCATTTGCCGTCGAGCCACAGGACGGCGATGGCGGGCTTGAGGGCGTCTATACCTATCTGCGCACCGGACTGACGCTGAACCCGTTTGGCGGCATGGATTTTACCGCCGACAGCGAGATCACGGTCTTCGACACGTCGGGCCTGTTCAGCGACACCATTCCGGCCAACATGGATATGGCGGCCCATTGCGCCGACAATCCGCGTGACTGCGGCACATACAAGGTTACCGGC is part of the uncultured Devosia sp. genome and harbors:
- a CDS encoding MFS transporter, with amino-acid sequence MKFGLDLPPQMKVFGAFFVYSFCMGSLFPRLPAIQEAMGVGEGQLGLALIGSACGTLISLTFAGRFLEAVGYRRVLLAAIPLLSLLYALASWAQNPLAFFLLLVPVGLTIGCIEIIINIEADRVEHAIGRRIMSRAHAFWSLGFFAAGMVGSFIAQSGLSPQYHLMLMIPVIILATLVILGRFQPAAHRTGSSSDETPHFARPTVTIMMLVAVCIAAMLMEGAGIDWSAIYMRNIFEATPFWAGIAVATVAGSQALARFFADGFVDRYSPVLVARVLIAVMGIGVLLVFFAPSIGFAWVAYLGFSLIGIGSSALFPLAMSAAAQQTDRPAAINVAALAQFSFTAFLLGPPLLGYIGEHFGLHWIFGVGIPLVLLGLATTQVLAPRPVTKVVTP
- a CDS encoding LysR family transcriptional regulator, with product MDFSWDDLRLFLDVARLGGLSAATETTRLSAATLGRRVAALERQVGEPLFHRSQTGYRLTPAGEDLLARAEDVEAAMLSLRRWKEGSSGGRVVRLSAGPWTSAFLSSQIGDIWTVADRFTLELVTANQKVDIGRRNADLGIRNQRPTEQWLAGRLIGKVAYGLYSGRELINGVEAGYFVGVAGEGSQTHSARWIQARHGDRIALRGNDAMSVRELVAHGAGLSVFPCFVGDSDPRLIRIAPVIKELETDQWLVSHHEERHEPSVRAVGDRIVALMKRHAALFRGEQPLHGI
- a CDS encoding DUF1127 domain-containing protein; this encodes MLNAIQNRLSAWWQRDIAIRKLNAMDDHLLADLGTSRADIARFIRSTEEAGPPTAKSYRHKDTVRFRLDCVDA